One window from the genome of Cucumis melo cultivar AY chromosome 12, USDA_Cmelo_AY_1.0, whole genome shotgun sequence encodes:
- the LOC103502181 gene encoding uncharacterized protein LOC103502181, which translates to MSVYLEHRFYGKSVPFGSIEKAMKNGSIRGHLNSAQALADYAELLLHIKKKFAYDTSPIIVMGASYGGMLASWFRLKYPHIALGALASSAPILYFDNITPQDGYYSVVSKSFKETSKTCHDTIRRSWGEIDRIAEKTQGGLSILSKQFKTCGKLKTSSEIKSLMDSVFTTAAQYNNPFENPVSGICVAIDEEAKKKSDVIKQVVAGIIAYLGERPCYDVYEFAYYNDPLNQYVWQTCSEMVMPIGISGRDKNSMFQTSPFEFNEFKNNCKDMYGVTPRPHWITTFYGGQDLRLVLHRFGSNIIFSNGLRDPYSSGSVLQNISQSIVAITTAKGSHCLDIGPDGEDDPDWLIMQRKSEMDIVDGWISNYHADLLLFNQSVGSAH; encoded by the exons ATGTCCGTGTATTTAGAG CATAGATTTTATGGAAAATCAGTACCATTTGGTTCAATAGAGAAGGCTATGAAAAATGGAAGCATTAGAGGGCATCTTAATTCAGCTCAAGCCTTAGCAGATTATGCTGAATTGCTTTTGCACATCAAGAAAAAGTTTGCATATGATACTTCTCCAATTATAGTCATGGGAGCCTCCTATGGTGGAA TGCTGGCTTCATGGTTTAGGCTAAAGTATCCTCACATTGCTCTTGGAGCCTTGGCTTCTTCAGCTCCAATTCTCTACTTTGACAACATTACACCACAAGATGGATATTACTCCGTCGTCTCCAAATCATTCAAA GAAACGAGCAAAACGTGCCACGACACCATACGTAGATCGTGGGGTGAAATCGACCGAATTGCCGAGAAGACTCAGGGAGGGCTTTCGATTTTGAGCAAGCAATTCAAAACTTGTGGGAAATTGAAGACGAGTTCCGAGATAAAGAGCTTAATGGACAGTGTGTTTACAACGGCAGCTCAATACAACAATCCGTTCGAGAATCCAGTGAGCGGCATATGTGTAGCCATTGATGAAGaagcaaagaaaaaaagtgaTGTGATCAAGCAAGTGGTTGCGGGGATTATTGCTTATCTAGGGGAAAGGCCTTGTTATGATGTCTACGAATTTGCCTATTATAATGATCCCCTTAACCAATACGTTTGGCAg ACTTGTAGCGAGATGGTAATGCCCATTGGTATTAGTGGTAGGGACAAAAACTCAATGTTCCAAACTTCACCCTTCGAGTTCAACGAGTTCAAAAATAATTGCAAGGATATGTATGGTGTCACACCAAGGCCTCATTGGATCACCACTTTCTATGGAGGCCAA gACCTAAGATTAGTGCTGCATCGATTTGGTAGTAACATCATTTTCTCTAATGGATTGAGAGATCCTTACAGCAGTGGCAG TGTATTGCAAAATATATCTCAGAGCATCGTTGCTATTACCACTGCCAAAG GTTCTCATTGCTTAGACATAGGACCAGACGGTGAGGATGATCCTGATTGGTTGATAATGCAAAGGAAGAGTGAAATGGATATAGTTGATGGTTGGATTTCAAACTATCATGCTGATCTTTTGCTATTCAACCAAAGTGTTGGTTCTGCCCactaa